The Methyloceanibacter stevinii genome includes a window with the following:
- a CDS encoding DUF4212 domain-containing protein, giving the protein MTTQNTDQDAQHDIEIENAARDRHQLRTLAVAITSVSVVLFAVVVAILYAIPLNRIWFLNFPLGFYLLAQGLILFAVFVTFWYVRVQERIDLTRSMNEEVT; this is encoded by the coding sequence GTGACGACGCAGAACACCGACCAGGACGCGCAGCACGATATTGAGATCGAGAACGCGGCCCGCGACCGTCACCAGCTGCGGACGCTGGCTGTCGCAATCACTTCCGTGTCGGTCGTGCTGTTCGCCGTGGTCGTGGCCATCCTCTACGCGATTCCGCTCAACCGCATCTGGTTTCTGAACTTCCCGCTCGGCTTCTATCTGCTCGCTCAGGGGCTCATCCTCTTCGCGGTCTTCGTCACGTTCTGGTACGTGCGCGTCCAGGAACGGATCGACCTGACCCGCAGCATGAACGAGGAGGTTACCTAG
- a CDS encoding secondary thiamine-phosphate synthase enzyme YjbQ yields the protein MAGLEERSHVLTVPTRGKGFVNFTRAVAAWLESIRAQGGLLTVFVTHTSASLTIQENADPNVRVDLLDALERLAPEDHPYVHHEEGPDDMPSHIKSMLTSVSLSIPVREGAMTLGIWQGVYLIEHRTSPNKRQVVLSYIGRVGE from the coding sequence GTGGCTGGTTTGGAAGAGCGGAGCCATGTCTTGACCGTGCCGACGCGCGGGAAAGGCTTTGTCAATTTCACGCGGGCGGTTGCCGCATGGCTGGAGTCGATCCGAGCTCAAGGCGGTTTGCTGACGGTCTTCGTGACCCACACGTCGGCGTCACTGACCATTCAGGAAAACGCCGATCCGAATGTGCGGGTCGACCTGCTGGACGCGCTCGAGCGGCTTGCCCCGGAGGACCACCCCTACGTCCACCACGAAGAAGGGCCCGACGACATGCCGAGTCACATCAAGTCGATGCTGACCTCCGTGAGCCTCTCGATCCCCGTTCGCGAGGGGGCAATGACACTCGGCATTTGGCAGGGCGTCTATCTGATCGAGCATCGCACCTCACCCAATAAGCGCCAGGTGGTGCTGAGCTATATCGGCCGTGTGGGCGAGTGA
- a CDS encoding autotransporter outer membrane beta-barrel domain-containing protein: MCDDIYNPQERIRCQDLYDLVPAVWARGGGTWLDLDDNGTTKANGRTYRYDLGRDLDIWQVESGVDFGKEDILSPDDMLVFGVLGGAVESSLEYDAIARSFEISTLEAGAYATYLRGGFFFDTLFKAFFGTVEPTASVEYPETLDTQTYGLRMDSGYRFGGLKDGPFVEPLGTVAISWTHVDDFSHQGNSIDFADDEQVRGRLGLRMGTSSQIWEGTTFEPFVTGSFWGLLSGEHSATLTSRGTDFVFTDKPDEVWGEVSGGVNFFNPEAQTAVFAKIDYIFADQTEGISARGGMRLTW; the protein is encoded by the coding sequence GTGTGCGACGACATTTACAATCCTCAGGAACGGATCCGCTGTCAGGATCTGTATGACCTGGTTCCCGCCGTTTGGGCCCGGGGCGGTGGCACCTGGCTCGATCTCGACGACAACGGAACGACCAAGGCGAACGGCCGGACCTACCGCTACGATTTGGGACGGGATCTCGACATTTGGCAGGTCGAGTCAGGTGTGGACTTCGGCAAGGAAGACATCCTGTCGCCGGACGACATGCTCGTCTTCGGCGTCCTCGGCGGCGCCGTGGAATCGTCGCTCGAATACGATGCCATTGCCCGCTCGTTCGAGATCAGCACCTTGGAAGCGGGCGCTTACGCGACCTATCTGCGCGGCGGATTCTTCTTCGATACGTTGTTCAAGGCCTTCTTCGGCACGGTCGAGCCGACGGCGTCGGTCGAGTATCCCGAGACCCTTGACACGCAAACCTACGGTCTTCGCATGGACAGCGGCTACCGCTTCGGCGGTCTGAAGGACGGGCCGTTCGTCGAACCGCTCGGTACGGTCGCGATCTCATGGACGCATGTCGACGACTTCTCCCACCAGGGCAACAGCATCGACTTCGCCGACGACGAACAGGTGCGCGGTCGCCTTGGCCTGCGCATGGGCACGTCGTCGCAGATCTGGGAAGGCACCACCTTCGAGCCGTTCGTGACGGGCAGCTTCTGGGGATTGCTTTCCGGGGAACACAGCGCGACGCTGACCTCACGGGGGACCGATTTCGTCTTCACCGATAAGCCGGACGAGGTTTGGGGCGAAGTGTCGGGCGGCGTGAACTTCTTCAACCCGGAGGCCCAGACCGCCGTGTTCGCCAAGATCGACTATATCTTCGCCGATCAGACGGAAGGCATCAGCGCCAGAGGCGGCATGCGCCTGACCTGGTAG
- a CDS encoding solute symporter family protein produces MALQSRQRTPNPHLGAYYGIVASAFVSLAILLAMAEQLGWGGGSIARLMILMPMILYMAIAVAARTLNIEDFFTSGRRVPQIYNGFLMAAITVGGTGFFAYTGALFFVGFDGLAIGLGWVCGLLLAAVLFAPYLRRVGAYTLPAYFGLRFRSPLTRMVASALLIAPTFLLLAAEAKIAAMVLSLFLPAAHWVAVLIVVVFIAATGILGGMRALTWSGSAQFITGSLGLAIPLTVVAVVLTNLPAPQFTYGGLLGSLGNAEAAAGVGAAGPSAVAGFPGHEPVAAVTPFLQAFSTISEAGFFAVFVCFALGTAALPSLLARSGVTASVADQRRSTAWALLLVSLFAMTAPALVVFAKVLMFGDIVLIPTQGLPAWFNDLSALQLLRATDLNGDGSISFSDLLVARDGVALALPTLAALPYILTALMAAAGLAVALAASGSHLFTLSASLSDDLYRSIDPQPIVLPRLLLAWAAIAGTALITAIYLFIADVDALSYMVTAFALAAATFFPALFLSTWWQRCTLWGALASMATGFGFMLLCLIAGGLVGIADTAAGTAAASLVSALLALVGGIGASLYGPAAKAADTAFFEAMRRPDGETLYDQAEAQASAAQNKTEQQDQLG; encoded by the coding sequence ATGGCTCTGCAATCACGCCAGCGCACGCCGAACCCTCATCTCGGCGCCTATTACGGGATCGTCGCCAGCGCCTTCGTCTCGCTCGCGATCCTGCTGGCCATGGCGGAGCAATTGGGATGGGGCGGCGGATCGATCGCGCGGCTGATGATCCTGATGCCGATGATCCTCTACATGGCTATCGCGGTCGCGGCCCGCACACTGAACATCGAGGACTTCTTCACATCGGGGCGCCGGGTTCCGCAGATCTATAACGGGTTCCTCATGGCGGCGATCACCGTCGGGGGAACCGGCTTCTTCGCCTATACGGGCGCGCTGTTCTTCGTCGGCTTCGACGGTCTGGCGATCGGTCTTGGCTGGGTCTGCGGTCTGTTGCTCGCCGCCGTGCTGTTTGCGCCGTATTTGCGGCGCGTGGGGGCATACACGCTTCCGGCCTATTTCGGCCTGCGCTTTCGCTCGCCGCTGACGCGCATGGTGGCGAGCGCGCTCCTGATCGCACCGACATTTCTCCTGCTTGCCGCCGAAGCGAAGATCGCGGCCATGGTGCTTTCGCTCTTCCTGCCCGCGGCCCACTGGGTGGCCGTGCTGATCGTGGTCGTGTTCATCGCCGCGACGGGAATTCTCGGAGGCATGCGCGCCCTGACATGGTCGGGCAGCGCCCAGTTCATCACGGGCAGCCTCGGCCTCGCCATTCCGCTGACGGTGGTCGCGGTGGTCCTGACCAACCTGCCGGCGCCGCAATTCACCTATGGGGGACTACTCGGCTCCCTGGGGAACGCGGAGGCTGCGGCCGGCGTTGGCGCGGCCGGTCCGAGCGCGGTCGCGGGTTTCCCCGGTCACGAACCGGTCGCCGCCGTGACGCCCTTTCTACAGGCCTTCAGCACGATCTCGGAGGCGGGCTTCTTCGCGGTGTTTGTCTGTTTCGCGCTCGGCACGGCCGCTTTGCCCAGCCTGCTGGCCCGGAGCGGCGTGACCGCGTCCGTCGCAGACCAGCGCCGATCTACGGCCTGGGCGCTCCTGCTCGTCTCCCTCTTCGCCATGACGGCGCCGGCCCTCGTCGTGTTCGCAAAGGTCTTGATGTTCGGAGATATCGTTCTCATCCCCACGCAAGGTCTACCGGCCTGGTTCAACGATCTAAGCGCGCTCCAGTTGCTGCGCGCCACGGACCTGAATGGGGACGGATCGATCAGTTTCAGCGACCTCCTCGTCGCGCGCGACGGGGTCGCACTGGCGCTGCCTACACTCGCGGCGCTACCCTATATCCTCACGGCGCTGATGGCCGCGGCCGGACTTGCGGTCGCACTCGCCGCATCCGGCTCTCACCTCTTCACGCTCAGCGCGAGCCTGTCGGACGATCTGTATCGCTCGATCGATCCGCAGCCGATCGTGCTGCCTCGCCTTCTGCTGGCTTGGGCGGCCATCGCCGGTACCGCGCTGATCACGGCGATCTATCTGTTCATCGCCGACGTCGACGCCTTGAGCTACATGGTGACGGCCTTTGCGCTTGCAGCCGCGACGTTCTTCCCTGCCCTGTTCTTGTCGACCTGGTGGCAACGGTGCACGCTGTGGGGAGCGCTCGCGAGCATGGCGACGGGATTTGGCTTTATGCTTCTGTGCCTCATTGCGGGCGGCCTCGTCGGTATCGCTGACACCGCGGCTGGAACGGCGGCGGCGAGCCTCGTCTCGGCCTTGCTCGCCCTCGTCGGCGGCATCGGCGCCAGTCTCTATGGCCCCGCGGCCAAGGCGGCGGATACCGCTTTCTTCGAGGCGATGCGCCGCCCCGACGGCGAAACCCTCTACGACCAGGCTGAAGCACAAGCCTCGGCCGCGCAGAACAAGACAGAACAACAGGATCAGCTTGGATAA
- the pip gene encoding prolyl aminopeptidase: protein MTEPQRFHLYPAIAPFRTGRLPVSGGHELYFEECGSEIGKPVVILHGGPGAGVSPVMRRFHDPRLYRIVLFDQRGCGRSHPHASLENNTTWDLVSDIEALRDHLGIESWQVFGGSWGSALALAYAQTHPDRVRELILRGIFLMRRSELEWFYRDGCNWLFPEAFADFTSAIPEEERADMIGAYYKRLTSSDRSVQLEAARAWTSWEGRTLSLLPDHDRTRYLTADRYALALARIECHYVVNRGFFKADDQLLQNADRLTDIPGAIVHGRYDVVTPMKNAFDLSRAWPTAELRIVPDAGHAMTEPGIVHALIAETRMFAGD from the coding sequence CTGACCGAGCCACAACGTTTTCATCTTTACCCCGCGATCGCCCCTTTTCGTACGGGCCGTCTTCCAGTGTCCGGGGGACACGAGCTCTACTTCGAGGAGTGCGGCTCAGAAATCGGCAAGCCCGTCGTCATCCTCCACGGAGGCCCTGGGGCAGGTGTGTCGCCCGTCATGCGCCGCTTCCACGATCCACGGCTCTACCGCATCGTACTGTTCGATCAGCGCGGTTGCGGCCGGTCGCATCCCCATGCCTCGCTCGAGAACAACACGACGTGGGACCTGGTCTCCGACATCGAAGCCTTGCGCGACCATCTCGGGATCGAAAGCTGGCAGGTGTTCGGGGGGTCATGGGGATCGGCGCTTGCCCTCGCTTACGCGCAAACGCACCCGGATCGGGTCCGCGAACTAATCCTGCGGGGCATCTTCCTCATGCGGAGGTCCGAGCTCGAATGGTTTTATCGGGACGGCTGCAACTGGTTGTTCCCGGAGGCGTTCGCCGACTTCACCAGCGCTATTCCGGAAGAAGAGCGTGCCGACATGATCGGCGCCTACTACAAACGGCTGACGAGTTCGGACCGGTCCGTCCAACTCGAAGCGGCCCGTGCGTGGACGTCCTGGGAGGGACGAACCCTCTCGCTTCTGCCGGACCACGACCGCACGCGTTATCTGACGGCCGACCGCTACGCCCTCGCCCTCGCACGGATCGAATGCCACTACGTCGTCAACCGAGGCTTCTTCAAGGCGGACGATCAGCTGTTGCAGAATGCGGACCGCCTGACGGACATCCCCGGCGCGATCGTCCATGGCCGCTACGACGTGGTCACGCCGATGAAAAATGCGTTTGACCTGTCGAGGGCCTGGCCCACGGCGGAACTGCGCATTGTGCCCGACGCCGGACATGCGATGACGGAACCGGGCATCGTTCACGCCCTGATCGCAGAAACGCGGATGTTCGCCGGCGACTGA